gtgtggaatgatgGTGTGgaagcttctacatccatagtggccaggatggtgttttcaggaagatcaccgatggattgtagtttcctcaggaagtcagtggtgtctctaagatagctgggagtgctggtagcgtagggcctgaggagggagtctacatagccagacaatcccgctgtcagggtgccaatgcctgagttTCTTGTTGGGCTCCCCGCTTGCTCCCTGCATGGCCCAGTGGGCTCCCCCTGCTCACTCACCTGTTAGTCACATGGAGAGAAAGTTTCTCTCCTAGCTCTGGCCGGCCCTGAGGGGTGGAGGGACTCCATTTCACTCCAGGGAGTGGTGGGCCAAGCCGCCACACTGCCAGTGATAGTTCACGCCGCTCTGGACTACTGCGGGGGACCAGGGTGGTGCTGGAGCTCTTAGTCAGCTGGCTGAGGAGCGAGTGGCCAGGGGTGAGCAGGGACAGTGTCAGGGAGAAGCCCACCAGCCGAGTACTGGGGAGGGACCAGAGAGGAGGCGTCCATGCTGCGTCCATGTGAAGTCCTGCTGCAGCCAGCGAGGGGAATCTCGAGCCCCTTGCAGCGCTCCCCTGGCTACGCCCCCCTGGGTGTGAGCCCTATTTGCCCAGCCCGAAGGCCAGCCCTGTCTGGGGCTGAGGTCTGACAAATGAAGAGTGTCGATGCCACTCTCTGAACAAGGACTTTTCAGGGGGTCATGTATTGAAAACACCCTTTCGTTGTCCTTTGGGCTGTATCTCAGCTTCTTTTTCTCCTTTGGTACAGACTAGGATGTAGGTTTTTTAAGACCATGGATGTCTGTCTTATATAAAAATTTGATCTCAGAGAACTCTCGTTCTATAGGTATAttgctgtgacactctgtaccccaaagcaacaccctggcaccccagcactcaccactgttacataattgcaacaaatctctTCAAAATGTCACGTGAGGTGTCAGTGGAAAAAActtggtttgctgaatatgattatcctgtttctatgcatgtctcatttttgtagctgaagttacgAATATTGACTATGAGCCTCTATTTCAAGTGtatttgctcctgtggtaactcTCACAAGTATGCTTACATCCAGTCTAACCAGCACATTGTCAATGCACTATTCATATTCATGGGCCATTAATGAACCCAGTGGGATGTGCAAGAAGCTAATCCCCACCTGATGGACTTTTCTGGGGATGTTGTAGCCAGAATACTGGCAATATCCCCTGCTATTACTAATCAAAACACGCAAGGGCTTGCGACCAGCTCTCATGACACcggactccatcttgtgcttgTACGCTTCCACTAACTGTGCTGGGGGCTTTATTTGGAAAATGAAGTTCCCtcctgtcataaatgtaaagggaagggtgaaccccttgaaaatccctcctggccagaggaaaaatcctctcacctgtaaagggttaagaagctaacggtaaccttgctggcacctgaccaaaatgaccaatgaggagacaagatactttcaaaagctgggaggagggagagaaaaaaaggatctctgtctgtctatatgcggtttctgccggggatagaccaggaatggagtcttagaacttttagtaagtaatctagctaggtatgtgttagattatgatttctttaaatgggtgagaaaagaactgtgctgaatagattGACTATTCCTGtccgtgtgtcttttttgtaacttaaggttttgcctagaggaattctctatgttttgaatcaaattatcctgtaaggtatctaccatcctgattttacagagcggatttctttacttctattaaaagtcgtcttgtaagaaaactgaatgctttttcattgttctaagatccaagggtttgggtctgtggtcacctatgcaaattggtgaggatttttaccaaaccatccccaggaagtggggtgcaagggttcggaggattttggggggaaagacgtgtctaaactacgtttcccagtaaacccagttaaagtttggtggtggcagtggaaattccaagggcaaagggtaaaattaatttgtaccttggggaagtttttaacctaagctggtaaaagtaagcttaggaggttttcatgcaggtccccacatctgtaccttagagctcagagtggggaaggaaccttgacacctccccaTCTCAAAAGTTATTAAAGTGAGAAGTGACAGAACCACTTCAtgtcactccccccacaactgaATACCCGGAAACATGTCTCGAGGAAAAGACTTTGACAGGGGAGGAGGTCCCAACTGGGGAAGGAGAAATCCCAACCTGTGTATGGAACATAGGTTAACTGTCTGTACGATTAGGATGAGATAGTGCTCAACTTAAAACCTCTCTATTTTATAGTGCTCAGACTGTGATCTGGTTTTATTTCTTAGGTGGCCAATTTTGATCTTTACTTTTATTacttataaccacttaaaatatattttccatacttaataaatcagtttcatatttttttacctaaaacaatGACTTGTTTCAAATGTCCTATCAGGAGCTGGTGCACTATTCTCTTCACATACAGGGAGGGGCAGATTAGGTAATAAACTTACATTGGGTTTACTTCAGACCAGAGCAAGACGGTACAGCTCTgaggtcctaggctggggagctggggggaattgtcTGGAGCCTCTCTGTTGTTGTTTCATGAGCGGCTGGTGAAAGCATTCATgcaactcagctgggtgtgtccctgcctgtgaacATTTGAGGGAGTGCaggacctggaggggtttgcagcttgtcacagcctcACAGAGTGAGATGGGGCCCAGATTGGTATATCAGTTCTTTTCTGTCGGTTTATTTTGGGAACAGGAAGTTGGGACAGAAAAGCAGTAATATGAGGAAAAACAGTGAAACAATTGTGAAATTGGAGCTATTCAGATTGGAGGCagtagagaaagaaaaagaacctAGGAGAATTTTGGAGCTAAAGTCGGCAGAGGCTGCCAGAGAGGAGGCTGAACACAGAAGGGCTACAGAACTAAAACAACAAGAAATtgaggagaaagagggagaatGGAAACACCAGTTGGACTTGCTGGaaaagcagaaccagaacctTCCCCCTCCACTGATTCCCACCtatccaaaaatccacaaatggtaACAGCTGTGTCCTGCATTCAATGAGGCAGGGGATATTGCTGAATTCTTCAGTAACTTTAATATCCTGTGTGTGATTCATAAGGTTCTTGATGACCAGAAGGTAACCACTTTAATTGCAAAGTTAACTGGAAAGCTCTGGATATATTCAATAAAATGCCAATTGAGGATGCTTTAGattattgtaaatttaaaaaaaaatggttttgaagcAATTTCAGATGACCTCTGAAATGTATAGAGTGAAATTTAGGAGTCTTAAGAGGGGTGCAGGTATGAGTAATGTGGAATacttaaacaaaatgaaagatttgatgGGAAAGTGGGTAGGGCGCAAAAGTGTtacaagctttgaaggaatgtttgTCCTTGTTGCTCAGGAGCATGTCCTAACCATATGTAaagatgatgtaaaacagtgtccatagaagaaaaaaagatgaaaactgTGGATGAGGTTGGTGATTTTGAGCAGACACAGGCATCTAATGAAGGGGTTTACACTTGGCAGGGTTCCGTTTTACCCCACTCTTCCAATCCGAGaccaaaatctatttttaaaacaaaagcatcCAGCTGGTGCTGTCATTGCAATCCCACTGATCACCcgaggaataaatgccctgtgctggGAGAAAGTAGAGAGCAGGCAGCCCATGTAAATGCTGAGACCCTGAGCACAGAAACCCCTCTGGCACCTGATACTTATCATACTGTAAAATTAGCCTTTGCACCCCCAGGTATGAAGCACATCAAGTCTGTCAGCATCGAAGCAGGGAGCACCTTGGATGGGAAGACAGGGGCAGAAATTCCTGTGGTTGGCTGAGTATAATGCAAGAAGGTGACATATTACAAGGACAGATGGCAGAGCTTTCCTTCGTCATAGGTTATAAAATCCTGGTGCCTTTCGCTAAAGTGCACATAAAAACTGAGGTTTTGGAAGCTGCATTATCAGGGTCCAGACAATAACCCTGTTGAAATGCTGATTGGGAATGATTTCTTCCATGTAGCTCAGGCTGTTAAAGTGTCCACCTGCAACAAGAAGGAGCATTTTTCTGGAACCCCAGAGGGAAAAGGGAATGTCCCAGGAACTGCTGAAGGAAGGAGAACAAGTCTCCTTGATTCCTCTGCAGCAGAGGGAGGCTGCATGcttccaggggtgggggtggctgagACCAACTCCTGCCTCGCGGCTGAAGGCAGTGTCTGCTCAGGAAGCGAGGAGATTATATTGCCTGTCAGGGAGACAAATGTCCAGGTTGCCGCTAAACAAGGGCCAAGCCCAGTGCTAGGGAGCTTAAGAAGATGTGTccaggaggggagcccagagaagGGTGATGGAATTGTAGAAACAACTGAGGAGGTGGGTGAGAATTCCTTTAACTCTGCAGCGGGAGGCAACACCTCGACaggcaaagggagggaggggtgtagTGCTGGCCGGTGAGACAACTGTCCAGGCCGTTAGCTAGGAGCCCTTTGGAGCTGAGCACATGACCTGTTCTACCCTAGAGATCACAGGGGTATGCGTCTTAGGGAGGAGAGCACAAGGActtttgttaggatatagatattcaggtctgtctgtaaaggcctagactctaagaatgtaggtgtattcttatcacttggctagttctagaggtataaaggaaagaatcaaaatcactgtctgccggtgtaagggccttctcttactgtgacagtctgcggccctgttcttaggctaaggcctctggccaagcagcagaggcagccataagctaggaagcgaccggtcacctcctcacattccaaactagtcacactgaaataaggtgctattgggctgttaggatacaatcctgtcctgatagtgcctatcgcctccagagaaagggaagtgcctataaaatgttaaaggaaacttagtttgatagcatcctgtctggcaagaactcacttatcaatagctgggatgtgaaatcctcactactgtattgttttgtcattatagttcccactttgctattgtttgtctgtataatctctgtctggttctgtgattgtttctgtctgctgtataattacttttgctgggtgtaaactaattaaggtggtgggatataattggttacataatcatgttacaatatgttaggattggttagttaaatttcaggaacatgattggttaaggtatagcaaagcagaactcaagttttactatatagtttgcagtcaatcaggaagtatgggggtggggtgggcatgtgggtgggggaaatgggaacagggaatgggggtaaggaaattggaatcatgctttgctaaagggggaaatgggaacagggacacaggtgtaaggctctgtggtgtcagagccgggaaggaggatactaaggaaggaaactggaatcatgtttgctggaagttcaccccaataaacattgaattgtttgcacctttggacttcgggtattgttgctgtCTGTTCAAGTGAGAAGgacagggaagtaagtgggtgaaggaataaacccCCTAACAACTTTCCTTTGCTAGGTGTTTTCAAGATCCTTCAATTAAAGATGCTGCACAGTATGATGATAGTTACTGATGAGAATTACTCGTTTCTGATACCGTAGTGACTGCCCCATGTGTCTGCAGAAGGTGTTCGTGTCTCCTCTCAGTCATCTTTCTCCAGATCTATCTGTCTACTGCCTATCTATCTGTGCTGGGTATTTCAGTGTATGAGACCCTATGGAGACCTAGGTATTATCCCTAGTTTCTTTACTAACCatccataatttttaaaaatacacaaatgcacagagcagccaattcctctcGGGCTCAGCGGAGAGCCCAGGAGTTCTCATCTCCCCTTGGGAAAGTCATGTAATTAGTGTTTATTCCCAAAGCTGTATAAAGAGTGCAGACAAGCTTCTCCCCAGCCTGTTTACATTCAAATTATTCGCGAGAGGCTGAGTGAACCCCACTGGGATTGCAGAAAGCTATATTACAAACGGTGCATACCCTTGTGTTGGCTCTCAGCGTGGGATGCTGCTGCAAATGCTGGGGTGAGAGAGCTGTGAGACATGGCTAGCTGAAGGAAATTCCCAGAGAAGACACTTCCATCTCAGGATTCACAGGTACCCATCTCTTGCTGCTCACCAAACAGAGTGCAACGTGGGCATGATGGAATCGAGAATGGGTGGGAAGGGACCGAGAATAAGTCTGTGGCCCTTTTGGCTCTGCACACCCattaaatagaatcatagaatattagggttttaaaagacctcaggaggtcatctagtccaaccccctgcacaaagcaggatgAACATGAACtgaatcttcccagccagggctttgtcaagctggcccttaaaaacctctaagggagattccaccacctccctagggaacccattccagtgcttcaccacgcaccacagaagggatgtggacaaactgtagAGAGTCCAGTTCAGGCAATGAAAATAGTTAGGTGGCTGGAGCACATGggttatgaggaaaggctgagggaactggggttatttagtctgcataaGAGAAGAGTCAAGggcgatttgatagcagccttcaactgcatgaaggggggttccaaagaggatggagcttggctgttctcagtggtggcagatgacagaacaaggagcaatggtctcaagttgaaatgcaggaggtctagattggatattaggaaacactatttcagtaggagggtggtgaagcactggaatgagttccctagggaggtggtggaatctctttccttagaggtttttaaggcctggtttgacaaagcactggatgggatgatttagttggtgtttatcatgctttgagcagtgggttggactagatgacctcctgaggtctcttccaaccccaatcttctatgattctatgatttacctttttttgttgttgttctgttgCTGCCTGACTGCATAATTCTGGTACCAAATGAGATGTATGGTTAATCGGtcactttgtaactctggtgGTCATAACTCTAGCATTCTACTGTAGATGCTGTTTAACGTCCTCATTGATTGCTAATGGCCTGGaaatgccaaaaaaaataaaaacatttttttttctgcaatatTATCAAATTTCCTTTGTCTacagagaatttggcctataacttttccattatttctttgtttttaaaatacttaataaCCTCCTGATATCTTTAACATCCCTTATCATTTTCATAAAGTGCAATTTGTATTGCTTGCGATCTgtatcctccccccacccccccccccccgtttatTGTATATTGCTTGCCTTCTCCCTGCAGTTGATGCCTTCACTTTGCCACTGGGTAGGATTTTTAGCAAAAGTTGTCCACATCCTTGATTTATCATTGCTTTGTAGCTATGTAATAAAGTCTTCTTAAGGAACTCCCAAGTTTCATTCCCATTTTCCTCCCCATCAGTTTTGCTGATAATTTGCCTCAGCTTTGAGGAAGGAGCCTTTTGAAGCACTTTCTGTACATATTAGCAGTTGGGAgctgttctctgtttgtccatTTCAACACAATCAGTTTCACAgtttattttcctctcctctatcatatgcccccttctTTCTCTTTACTCTAAATAGTGACAGAGTTTTCAGTCTCTCTGCATATGGCAGCCTCCCCCATTCTCCTAGCCTGTCTCAGGtgtggtctacactgggggggatcgatctaagttacgcaacttcagctatgtgaataacgtagctgaagtcgatgtacttagatctacttactgcggtgtcttcactgtgctaaGTCGATGGctgacgctctcccgttgactgcacctgcgcctctcgccctggtcGAGTatcagagtcgacgggagagcactcagcagtcgatttatcatgtctagatgcgataaatcgacccccactggatcgatcgctgcctgtcaATCCAGTGGGTAATGTAAACAAACCGTCAGAAACCTCCTTTCTCTCTGCTATACCCTTTATAGAGACTAGGCAACCAAAACTGAGCACATATCCAGAGTACGTTAttttccatcccattccttagGCATTGTCTTTGTTTTGGCCACTGCTTCGAAAGAGCAGGTGTTTCAGTTGAGCTGACAGGTCTTCTCCCTGAGGTTTGTTCTAGTTGGGATGTttgcccccagcccatgtcttgGCAAAGCTTTGATTTTTTCCACTGTCAGTTTTTGAGCTACCAGGTGAATGGGGACCTCTCTACAGCATGAACTCTCTATCCTGGGTTTCACTGAATTAAGGAACAATGAGGGATAACCAGTATCCACCCTCATGTTTCCTGCTGGTGTCTATTAAGGGTTCCCACCCCAAAACAAATAGGAATTATTGACACATGGAGCACCACCAAATACGGAATTTGCATGAGTAGGGTCAGGGGTTCACAATTCATTTCTCTGAATTATGGAAATGTAATTTTTCAGTGTGTAATGAGTGACCAATCTGCTTCACCCATGAGAAATGTCTCCGCTAGTGCACGTAGTGTCTCATATTAACATTGTCTCTCCAACCAGGCATTCGTACAGAGACCATCACACTAGACCCTGGgcacatacaggaagtcaggggaACTTACGGTACGTGCAAGAGACACCGTGCTACCTCAGAGTTGGACACATTTtcccctactccatgtcagattccaacacaaccAACTTCACCAACCTCTCCACCTTCATCCAGCTGGgaattcctggcctggaggcggcccatgtctggatctccatccccttctgtgtGATCTATGCCATAGCCATTTTGGGGAACTTCACCATTCTGTTCATTGTGAAGATAGAGCCgagcctccatgggcccatgtactatttcctctgcatgctggccgtCACCGACCTGGCCCTGTCTACGTCCACTgtgcccaaaatgctgagcatcttctggttgaattccagggagatcgatttcagtgcctgcctcacccagctgTACTTCATTCACTGCTTCTCAGCGATGGAGTCTGGGATCCTCGTAGCCATGGCTTTggatcgctacgtggccatctgccatcccctgagacattccaccatcctgacaaacGCGGCGGTGGCCAAGCTAGGCCTGGCCGTGGTACTACGCAGCAGCATACTCGTACTGCCCAATCCCTTCCTGGCCAGGCGGTGCCCATATCACAGAACCAACATCATACCCCATACCTACTGTGAGCATATATCCATGGTGAAGTTGGCCTGTGCTGACATCCGTGTCAATAATTACTATGGCTTCTCTCTGATATTCCTCATCACTGGTGTGGATGTGTTTTTGATTGCCCTGTCCTATACACAGAttctcagggccatcttcagcctccccaaAAAGGACACCTGGGTGAAGACTTTTtggacctgcagctcccacctgttTGCCACCTTAGCCTTTTACATCCCAGCTCTTTTCTTCATCCTGACGCACCGGTTTGCCCAGAATGTGCCCCTGCATTTCCATGTTCTCATGGCCAACATGtacctcctggtgccccccatgctaaaccccatcatctatggTTTGAAGACCAAACAGATCAGAAACAGGCTGCTCTGGCTCTTTCCTCATAAAGGACCTAAAGTTTTCTCCTGGTGGTCTGGCTCTAAAACCAGCCTCCATGCAGATCTGTCTGGGGACATGGTGCTGAGCTCTCTTTCCTGAATCACCTACTGGACAGTCAGATAGACATTAAATCCTTCCCCGACCCTACTGTGCTGTGTCAGCCTGACAAACTGGGGAATCGGTCTGTGTGCAACTCGTTAACTCATAGGTTGCCACATTTCTAATTGCTGGTCACTGGATTCCAAAGCCCCACCCCTTGTTCTACCTCTTCTGTCAAGCCTCACCCCTTCCTCTGCTTCTTCATCCTAAGGCCCAACCCTGTTGATGAATCCTCTCCAGCCCTCCATTCGCTCCCAGTGAGAGAGAGATACCCCAGGTTGCTGGGACGGAGGGCTCAGCTGTTTCACAGTCCTGcttgcaccccagggatcccatccCAGGAGTTCTGTCCTTGGGCTAGTCCCAGAAAACACAGGGACATTCAAAAGAACCCCTGTATGGGCAGGTTGTTCAAAGCCAAGTGGACTGGCTGGTGATGCTTGGAGGAAACAGCCAAGTTCACATACGTCCACCTCTCACTTTTAAAGAActctttcctcctttctttgTACAGGGAGCAGGCTCCCTGTGGCAAAACAGATTTTGATCTGCTCTTCCCATCCTCAAGTGGCTCTAGTGTTCAAACTGCTTGCCCTGCTCGAACACAGGCAATGTGCCTTGCTTAGGTGGCTAGCAGCTGTTGCACCGTGAGGGGGCGAGAACagggtgtgatgctgtatgattgaatatgACCATTTTTATCATGGTTGCTATCACGGTTATATAATGGCAACAGAGGCTGTACTAAGTACGTCCTGTCAGGTGTCAATGGGAAAGCTCTGATTTGCTCAGTATGATTCTCCTGTGTATCTGCATGTATCATCCTTGTGTCCGATGTTATTCATATTGGCAATGTCCTGGaatgggctttgtttgggacagtaataTTCCAAACACagggcagagaatataaaaggacCTCCGAGACATCTCTGTATTGTCTTCATTTCTCTGCACTGGATTTCTGACAAGGAAGCTCTGAACAAGGACTAATAACCCCCAAACTGCTTTGGTTATTTctagagagacttttgcaagctagcagtttattccatcactgctgtgATGCTGATCTCTGAACCATGAAAAACCACTGGGATGTATCTAATCTATAAACCATTTATAActcttcttgtttccttttattatcAAACCTTTAGTTTTCAATTGCTACTGGGATGGCAGAATTGGTCTTATTGGGTAAGATCTCAGTGATAGATTGACCTGCATAAGTGGCTGGTCTCTTTGGATGAGAAGGACCCGCTATGTGGTGAAATTGGTTTTCACTGACTGCTCCTCATGGAGTCCAGTGTCCGGTGATGAGGCAAGGGCTGGGATGTGTCTAGTTAACCAGTGCAGTGAGACAGAAGTTTATGACTGTTACTGTCTTGGTTTAATGTAATCATAGAATAACCACCAGCCtctttctcagcagtttgtcctcaGTTTGGCATCCTCAGCCATGTCCCACTGAAGCACGGTCACACATGGACAGAATTTACTGTTGATGGGTTCTACACACAGTATTGCTCACTACTCCCAGGAGGTATCCcccttttacaaatggggaaactgaggcagcagaaaGGAAAATGTTTGGAGCCAGGAGACGAGCCCAGAGTCCCCAGCTGCCAATCCCTTGTTTAGCATCTCAGACCTGGCTCGTGTGGTCCATGCTGCAGCACAGATTCATGGTGCTGTCTCTCCACTGGGTTCTCTAGTGTGGGGATGTCCCCTGATTTCAGTGGCGCTGCtcccactgacaccagctgaggatttggcccaagacTACCAAAAAGCCCTACTCAGGGCTGCAGAGTCACACACTCCCCGATGTGGCTCTTTTCAGCCTTTTGTTGGCCTGAATGCTCTGTCGTTCCAGATAAGGTGCCGTGTAAATTGCCGGCTAGTGGTAGCTGTGTGATTTATCTCCCTCCGTGTGAGCTACCGCAGCCACCCGGGCCTCTGCCAAGCATCCCACCTTCCCAGCTAATGCAGGGGCTGATCCCTCCACCCTTCTCAGCTGTTGTCCTCCTAGCTTCAAAGCTgatcccttccccgcccccaaggCCTGGCTCAGGGCAAAGGGCTCCCAGCCCATCCCTATTGCTGGGACCCTGCCAGCAACAGGCCCCCCGCCAGAAggaacaaatcatagaatcatagaatatcagggttggaagggacctcaggaggtcatctagtccaaccccctgctccaagcaggaacaatcaccaactaaatcatcccagtcagggctttatcaagccaggccttaaaaatctctcaggatggagattccaccacctccctagggaacccattccagtgcttcacccccctcctagtgaaatagtgtttcctaatatccaacttagacctcccccacttcaacttgagactaTCGCTGAAAGCTGAGGAAATGAGCCACACGATGGTCTCTGCCCTCAGGACATTGCAGCTAAGCTTTCAGGCCCACACGCTGAACAATGCACAATCTCGGTTGCCTGcctctcagccctgctccaaacccaCAGCTGATTTTATATGGTTTCTTGGCTTCCCTCTATGCTCTGGACCGGCCTGCCTGCTGCATCCTCCCTGAAGGGTCcttgccaggctgcagcaggtccCACCGTAgccccagggcagagggagcccaggctggggaggaggaaggtggaGATGATCCAGCAAGTGGATGGGGTTGGAGAGGATGGGAGCGAGTAACAggggtggggttttgggggaagatgttGAGAATGgaatggggccttggggaaaaggTGGGACAGGGAAAGGGCCTTGTGGAAAGAGGTgaggcaggggacagggccttggagaaTAGGCAGGTCTGGGCGTGGGACCTCAGAGATCCAGTTAAAAGCAATTAGAAAGGTCGCGATCCTATGGGAGAATGAGTTGTACACAAAAAGATTACTCAGTTTGTCATGCTGACACAGCACGGTAAGGCCAGGAAAGGATTTAATGTCACTTTGACTGTCCAGTCAGTGATTCAGAGAAGGGGGCCCAGCACCATGCCACCAGCCAGCTCTTCACAGAACTCAGTCTGAGAGCCAGAGCACCAAGAGAAAACGTTAGGCCCCTTTATGagtaaagagctggagcagcctgTCCCGGATCTGTTTCGTTCTCACCCCGTAGATGATAGGGTTTAACACGGGGGGCAGCAAGAGGTACATATTGCCAATGAGAACGTGGAAATGGAGGGGCACATTTTGGGCAAATCTGTGCATGAGGGACATGAAGAGACCTGGGATGTAAAAGGCTAAAATGACAAAAACGTGGGAGCCACAGGTCCCCAAAGTCTTGAGCCGGGTGTCTtttgtggggaggctgaagatggccctgaggatctgggtatagGACACGGCAATAAACATCCCATCCAGACCCATCACGCAGACTCGCACAAAGAGGCCATAGTAACTACTAAGACGGGTGTCGGCGCAGGCCAGGTTCACCACGGCTATGTGTGCGCAGTAGGGCTGGGGGATGACGTTGGTTCTGCAATAAGGCCACTGCCTCGCTAGGATGGGAAAGGGCAGTACGACTATGCCGCAGcgcagcaccacggccaggcCGATCTTGGCCACCAGGGggtttgtcaggatggtggaatgtcgcaggggatggcagatggccacgtagcgatccAG
The Eretmochelys imbricata isolate rEreImb1 chromosome 1, rEreImb1.hap1, whole genome shotgun sequence DNA segment above includes these coding regions:
- the LOC144259450 gene encoding olfactory receptor 52E4-like — its product is MSDSNTTNFTNLSTFIQLGIPGLEAAHVWISIPFCVIYAIAILGNFTILFIVKIEPSLHGPMYYFLCMLAVTDLALSTSTVPKMLSIFWLNSREIDFSACLTQLYFIHCFSAMESGILVAMALDRYVAICHPLRHSTILTNAAVAKLGLAVVLRSSILVLPNPFLARRCPYHRTNIIPHTYCEHISMVKLACADIRVNNYYGFSLIFLITGVDVFLIALSYTQILRAIFSLPKKDTWVKTFWTCSSHLFATLAFYIPALFFILTHRFAQNVPLHFHVLMANMYLLVPPMLNPIIYGLKTKQIRNRLLWLFPHKGPKVFSWWSGSKTSLHADLSGDMVLSSLS
- the LOC144277980 gene encoding olfactory receptor 52E4-like, with the translated sequence MSDSNTTHFSNPSTFILLGIPGLEAAHVWISIPFCTMYIPAILGNISILFIVKTEPSLHEPMYYFLCMLAVTDLVLYMSTVPKMLNIFWFNSREIDFSACLTQMYFVLVFSMMQSGILVAMALDRYVAICHPLRHSTILTNPLVAKIGLAVVLRCGIVVLPFPILARQWPYCRTNVIPQPYCAHIAVVNLACADTRLSSYYGLFVRVCVMGLDGMFIAVSYTQILRAIFSLPTKDTRLKTLGTCGSHVFVILAFYIPGLFMSLMHRFAQNVPLHFHVLIGNMYLLLPPVLNPIIYGVRTKQIRDRLLQLFTHKGA